The following coding sequences lie in one Hyalangium ruber genomic window:
- a CDS encoding toxin-antitoxin system YwqK family antitoxin — MEWHSNGRVKMEGAYVDGKMEGRWVSSFDTGVKQWEGEYRGGLKQGLWTLYYEEGQKNREEVHAAGASEVQWTAWRSDGKKWAEGTLLEHRAQGPYSEWHPNGTLAVQGHYANGEKAGDWKYWDIEGKPSAGPQGDFSRD, encoded by the coding sequence GTGGAGTGGCACTCCAATGGCAGGGTGAAGATGGAAGGGGCCTACGTCGACGGCAAGATGGAAGGCCGCTGGGTGAGCTCCTTCGACACTGGCGTGAAGCAGTGGGAGGGCGAGTACCGGGGCGGCCTCAAGCAAGGCCTGTGGACCCTCTACTACGAGGAAGGACAGAAGAACCGCGAGGAGGTCCACGCCGCCGGTGCGAGCGAGGTGCAGTGGACCGCGTGGCGCTCCGACGGGAAGAAGTGGGCCGAAGGGACGCTGCTCGAGCACCGTGCGCAGGGCCCCTACTCTGAATGGCACCCGAACGGGACGCTCGCCGTGCAGGGCCACTACGCGAATGGCGAGAAGGCCGGCGATTGGAAGTACTGGGACATCGAGGGCAAGCCATCGGCGGGCCCGCAGGGTGACTTCTCGAGGGACTGA
- a CDS encoding S1 family peptidase produces the protein MLLLVAMGACGVSPEPALTMERQAVIGGVLELGFPAVGAIVPVSPICGEPVEASRVICTGTLIAPRIVLTAAHCVENADAPQVLSVVFAPESAQAVARERVRAVEGRLHPAWRAGENDIGVLILAEDAPVAPVPLDGAALSADIVGQATRVVGFGIDEQGRTGSRRSGTARVTAVAAGTFSLGAAPGMSCGGDSGGPVFLEVDGVERIVGVTSFGDLVCTTGTNTRIDVHAAFIQAILDEVAQAPPTRPPLNPSGDACTARCEGHADCPLGMACVTQPEGEKSCAVAGLEAGRFGVSCTGPDGDRLCVRAGEACRLWLPCIEEDGGGCSVTGGSSGAMLTFAALLALAVGLRRLR, from the coding sequence GTGCTGCTCCTCGTGGCGATGGGCGCGTGCGGCGTATCGCCCGAGCCTGCGCTCACGATGGAGCGGCAAGCCGTGATTGGAGGCGTGCTCGAACTTGGCTTTCCGGCTGTGGGGGCGATCGTCCCTGTGTCGCCGATCTGCGGCGAGCCGGTCGAGGCTTCGCGGGTCATCTGCACGGGGACGTTGATTGCGCCGCGAATCGTTCTGACCGCGGCGCATTGCGTGGAGAACGCCGACGCCCCGCAGGTGCTCTCGGTGGTGTTCGCGCCCGAGTCCGCACAGGCAGTTGCCCGCGAGCGCGTGCGTGCCGTCGAGGGGCGACTGCACCCCGCTTGGCGCGCTGGAGAGAATGACATCGGAGTACTGATTCTCGCGGAGGATGCGCCCGTGGCACCCGTGCCGTTGGACGGGGCAGCACTGTCGGCGGACATCGTGGGACAGGCCACACGGGTGGTGGGCTTCGGCATCGATGAGCAGGGCAGGACGGGCAGCCGGCGCAGTGGCACGGCTCGGGTGACAGCGGTCGCTGCGGGGACCTTTTCCCTTGGGGCCGCGCCCGGGATGAGCTGCGGCGGTGACAGTGGGGGACCCGTGTTCCTCGAAGTCGATGGTGTCGAGCGAATCGTCGGCGTCACTTCGTTCGGAGACCTCGTTTGCACGACGGGCACCAACACGCGTATCGACGTCCATGCGGCGTTCATTCAGGCGATCCTCGATGAAGTCGCTCAGGCGCCACCCACAAGGCCACCGCTCAATCCATCGGGGGATGCATGTACGGCGCGTTGCGAGGGCCACGCGGATTGCCCCCTCGGGATGGCGTGTGTCACCCAACCCGAAGGGGAGAAGAGCTGCGCGGTGGCGGGCCTCGAGGCGGGTCGATTCGGAGTGAGCTGCACCGGTCCTGACGGAGATCGGCTGTGCGTGAGGGCAGGTGAAGCCTGCCGGCTGTGGCTACCCTGTATCGAGGAAGACGGAGGTGGGTGCTCAGTAACGGGGGGCAGCAGTGGCGCGATGTTGACGTTCGCCGCGCTGCTCGCGCTGGCAGTAGGCTTGCGCCGCCTCAGGT